The genome window GTGGATTACTTTAAGGACTACAACGATCAATTCGGGCATCTCGCGGGAGATCAGGTTTTGATCGACCTTTCTTCACTGTTGACCCAAACGCTCCGCCAACACGACGTGATCGCAAGATACGGAGGGGAGGAATTCATCGTCGCCATGCCCGATACTTCCGAAACGGCCGCGAGCCAAATCGCGGAACGGCTTCTTCAAATCATCCGTGAATTCCCCTGGAAAAAAAGATCCGTAACGATCAGCATCGGAGTTTCCACCCTCTCCGGAAATCAAAAATCCCGGATCGAAAACAACGTTCATCTTATGAATCTGATAGAATCCGCCGACCGGGCCTTGTATCATTCTAAGATGTGCGGAAGAGATCGGACGACTCACAGTTCTCGAATCGCATCCGAAAGCCAATCCTTGTAATCGAAAAGATCCAGTTCTTCCTCCATCGAAAAGAACCGGCTTCCATACAAAGGATTTCGCTTAACAATTTGGAAAAATCTTTTCAGGAAGGTGCGTATGGGTTATCAAAAGGAATACAATCTAGAAAAATTCTACCAGTATTCCCTGGATTTATTTTCGATCCAAAGACTGGACGGAACGGTCATCTCGGTGAATCCTTCGTTCCACAGAATCCTAGGATGGACCGAAGAGGAACTTCTCGGAAAAACTCCCTTTCATCTGCTGCATCCGGACGATCAGGATATGATTAAAATGGAATTCGAAAAATTGGACGGAGGCATTCCGAGAACTTCCATCCAAAATCGGGTTCGCTGCACCGATGGGAGTTATAAACATTTTGCATGGACCGGATATCCGGATCTAGAAGCGGGATTGGTCTATGTTACCGGAAGAGACATCACCGAAACGATCGAGTCGAATCAAAAGATCAGTCAACTCGCATCCGAACTGAAGGAAGCCAATGATCGATTGTTTGAGCAGGCCACGACCGATCCTTTGACAAAATTGAAAAATCGAAGAGCCTTTACGGAAGAACTTCAATATCTGATGCATCACGCTCAAAATCATAAAAGTCATCTTTCTTTGCTCATGATCGACGTGGACCATTTCAAAGAATACAACGACAAATTCGGTCATCCGGCGGGAGATGCGATATTAGTAAATCTCGCCAAGTTACTCACCGAAACTCTTCCAAAAAACGCAACGCTGGCCCGATACGGAGGAGAAGAATTCATCGTTGCTCTACCCGACACGTCGCGAACGCGCGCGATCGAAGTGGCCGAAAAATTGACCTCCACAATCAGAAAATTCGATTGGGAAAACAGGAGTATAACGATCAGCATCGGTGCTGCAACAACCGGACCGATGTTAAACGAAGTCAACCATGCGTTCGACGCGAAAGAACTTTTAGAAAATGCAGACAAAGCCCTTTACGTCTCGAAAGCAACCGGAAGAAATCGGGCGACTCATAGCCACTCGGAAGCATAAAGACAGTGCATCAAAGGATAAATTTTTCAAAATTCAGCCCAAGAGGAACAAGAATCCCCGATCAGCATTATTCGTTTTTATAAAAACGAATGGGCGATGAATGATATTCTATAAATCGAATATATTCTTTGATCTCCGAATAAACTCGATTCCGTTTTTTTCTTTAATATTCTTATTTCTACCAGTAAAATACCGATCATTAAACGAATTGGGTTTCGAGAAAAAAGATAACGATATGTATAACGGAATCAAATACGACATCGAAAAGTTTTTCGATTATTCTCTCGATATGCTTTGCATCGCTAAAATCGACGGATACATTTTCAAGATCAATCCTTCCTTTCAAAAAGCGTTCGGTTGGGCGACCGAGGAATTGCTGGCGTTTAATTCTTATTCTTACCTGCATCCGGAGGACGTGGAACCGACTTACAAGGTAATCGAGGAACTCATACAAGGAATTCCGATTTTATCGTTTCAAAACCGATATCGTTGCTCCGACGGAAACTATAAGAATTTTTCCTGGACCGCGTTCCCGGATCGATCCGCCGGTTTGATTTATGCGATCGGAAGAGACATCACCGAAATCGTGGAGTCGAATCGAAAGCTCAATCAGCTCGCGGCCGAATTGAAGAACGCAAACGATCGATTGTTCGAACAAGCCTCCACCGACCCCCTTACGAAATTAAAAAACAGAAGAACCTTCAACGAAGAGTTGCAATTCTTAATCGAAGCCGCTCGTAGAAAGAAGGGATTTCTTTCCTTAATCATGATCGACGTCGATCATTTCAAAGAATACAACGACCGCTTCGGTCATCCAGCGGGAGATAGAGTTCTCGTAGGATTGGCCCGTGTTCTTACCGAAACGCTGCGGGTAAGCGACCTTTTAGCCCGATTCGGGGGAGAAGAATTCGTAATCGCCTTGCCCGATATGCCCGAACCAAAGGCGATCGAAGTGGCGGAACGATTGGTGACGATGGTTCGAAAACAATCCTGGGAAAACACTCCGATCACGATCAGCGCGGGGATCTCGACCCTCGATTTCGGAAAACAGACGGATCAATCCCCGTACGCCGATTGTGCGTCGGAAATCATCGAAGAAGCGGATCAGGCCTTATATCGCTCGAAAGCGAACGGAAGAAATTGTCACACGCATAGTTCCAAAACATTCTAAATTTTAAATATTCAAAAATCCGAATCAGTCCAATCTCTAAATTGAAACGCGATCGAAATCCTAACCTTCTTTCCCTTGCGTTTTGATGAACGGCTCTTTCGGAGATAGAAAATATCCGCTTAAACTCGCGATCAAAACCGGAGTAAAACTGTAAAGTCCGGTCAGTTCGGACAACAAAATCGTGGTCGAAATCGGCGTTTTGGTTACGGAAGAATTTACGGCCGCCATCAGACAGATCATTAGAAAGGATTCGTTTTCGCTCGGAAGAATTCCGAACAAAAGTTTTCCGGCGCAGGCTCCGAGAAAAAACAGAGGAATGATGATTCCCCCTCTCCATCCGGTGGAAACGGTAGTCGTAATCGCGAACGTCTTCCAGAAAATCAGCGCGACCAAAAAGAGGAGAGTGAATTTTCCTTCCACGATCTGATTGAGCTGATCGTGGCCGAAAAATCGGGTCAACGGAATCTGCCAAGCGATCAAACCCAATACGAGACCGCCCAACAAGGTTTTCCAATAGATCGGTCCGGGAATTTTAGAATACGCCCAACGGCTTGCGACGAACAATCCGTGAAACATCCAGCCCAAGGCCGCGCCGATCCCCCCCAGCAAAAGTGCATATAAGAAATCTTGAATGTCTCCGGGAACGTATTGCGGAAACTGCCAGGTAGGCTGCAAACCTGCGTGCGTCATCCAAAGAAATACGAAAAACGCCGAGGTGCTGGATAAGAACGCGGGAAGAAGAGCCTTATAGTATTCGACTACGTGTCTGTGTTGCAGAATCTCAAGCGCAAATAACGCGCCCCCGAGCGGGGAACCGAAAAGGGAGGTAAAACCGGCGGCCATTCCGGCTATCGTCATGGATCTGTATTCTTCTCCCGTGAGTCTAAGTTTTTCCGCGAACCAATTTCCGAATGAACCGGTGATTTGTACGAGAGGCGCCTCCGGTCCCGCGCTTCCTCCCGCCGAGATGCTCAACAAAGAGGAAAGAGCCATGGAAGGATTTTGACTCGCTTCGAGTTTTCCGCCGCGAAACCGTATATTATCGATTACTAATGAGATTTCTCCGGGTTCTCCCAAAAGATGAATGATGAGTCCGACGAGCAAACCGCAGACGGCCATAAACGGAACCGTATAAACGCCGGAAACCGCGGACGCGAAACGGATGAGATATTCCAAGAGCATCCAAAACGCGGCTGAAAAAAGTCCGCCCGCAACTCCGAGGATCAGATAAAAAAACGTGAGCCTCGAAAGCATAAAGGGATTCTTTTTGGAAAGAACCAAAACCCTGGATCGAAGAAGTTCCGCGATCGTGATCATAGATGTGCTGTTAGACGAAGATTACTTCTTCTT of Leptospira sanjuanensis contains these proteins:
- a CDS encoding sensor domain-containing diguanylate cyclase; protein product: MGYQKEYNLEKFYQYSLDLFSIQRLDGTVISVNPSFHRILGWTEEELLGKTPFHLLHPDDQDMIKMEFEKLDGGIPRTSIQNRVRCTDGSYKHFAWTGYPDLEAGLVYVTGRDITETIESNQKISQLASELKEANDRLFEQATTDPLTKLKNRRAFTEELQYLMHHAQNHKSHLSLLMIDVDHFKEYNDKFGHPAGDAILVNLAKLLTETLPKNATLARYGGEEFIVALPDTSRTRAIEVAEKLTSTIRKFDWENRSITISIGAATTGPMLNEVNHAFDAKELLENADKALYVSKATGRNRATHSHSEA
- a CDS encoding chloride channel protein, with product MITIAELLRSRVLVLSKKNPFMLSRLTFFYLILGVAGGLFSAAFWMLLEYLIRFASAVSGVYTVPFMAVCGLLVGLIIHLLGEPGEISLVIDNIRFRGGKLEASQNPSMALSSLLSISAGGSAGPEAPLVQITGSFGNWFAEKLRLTGEEYRSMTIAGMAAGFTSLFGSPLGGALFALEILQHRHVVEYYKALLPAFLSSTSAFFVFLWMTHAGLQPTWQFPQYVPGDIQDFLYALLLGGIGAALGWMFHGLFVASRWAYSKIPGPIYWKTLLGGLVLGLIAWQIPLTRFFGHDQLNQIVEGKFTLLFLVALIFWKTFAITTTVSTGWRGGIIIPLFFLGACAGKLLFGILPSENESFLMICLMAAVNSSVTKTPISTTILLSELTGLYSFTPVLIASLSGYFLSPKEPFIKTQGKEG
- a CDS encoding sensor domain-containing diguanylate cyclase; this encodes MYNGIKYDIEKFFDYSLDMLCIAKIDGYIFKINPSFQKAFGWATEELLAFNSYSYLHPEDVEPTYKVIEELIQGIPILSFQNRYRCSDGNYKNFSWTAFPDRSAGLIYAIGRDITEIVESNRKLNQLAAELKNANDRLFEQASTDPLTKLKNRRTFNEELQFLIEAARRKKGFLSLIMIDVDHFKEYNDRFGHPAGDRVLVGLARVLTETLRVSDLLARFGGEEFVIALPDMPEPKAIEVAERLVTMVRKQSWENTPITISAGISTLDFGKQTDQSPYADCASEIIEEADQALYRSKANGRNCHTHSSKTF